Proteins from one Corvus cornix cornix isolate S_Up_H32 chromosome 19, ASM73873v5, whole genome shotgun sequence genomic window:
- the PPM1D gene encoding protein phosphatase 1D encodes MEGPYALGVSVFSDQGGRKYMEDVTHIVVEPELPPAGAHKGGAAPAGPSGAEPPAESGRRRGGTPRAAEDGAQPPGTGPGRRPRRSVAFFAVCDGHGGREAAQFARENLWGFIKKQKGFSSAEPAEVCAALRKGFIACHRAMWKKLPEWPKTMTGLPSTSGTTASVVIIRGSKMYVAHVGDSGVVLGVQDDPKDDFVRAVEVTQDHKPELPKERERIEGLGGSVINKSGVNRVVWKRPRLTHNGPVRRSTVIDQIPFLAVARALGDLWSYDFYSGEFVVSPEPDTSVHTIDPQKHKYIILGSDGLWNMIPPQDAISMCQDHEEKKYFMGEARQSCARMLVGRALGRWRQRMLRADNTSAIVICIAPLRERGRWDGDEELVLNLAEGPSYSSPDACSLTPSRCCTPPLKLLEDDPWPRLNAAEPIPPLLHSNMLSEQYLELPNEIAKSNLPSSGGTPKDSGPQEEKCSKALALRLQESYSNGLSVSLSPSNSANSGTDQKGFKVSPNGQTKAQDAERTPPANFKRTLEESNSGPAVKKPRRGLGRGPGEGAAATPQRRTPSKLAMRRSLRGQKKLGSSLFHPPRKAVCVC; translated from the exons ATGGAGGGGCCGTACGCGCTCGGGGTGAGCGTGTTCTCCGACCAGGGCGGCAGGAAATACATGGAGGACGTGACCCACATCGTGGTGGAGCCCGAGCTACCGCCGGCCGGGGCGCACAAAGGCGGAGCGGCGCCCGCAGGCCCGAGCGGCGCCGAGCCCCCGGCCGAgagcgggcggcggcggggggggaCCCCGCGGGCGGCCGAGGACGGGGCGCAGCCCCCCGGCACCGGCCccgggcggcggccgcgccgctCCGTCGCCTTCTTCGCCGTTTGCGACGGGCAcggcgggcgggaggcggcCCAGTTCGCCCGGGAGAACCTGTGGGGCTTCATCAAGAAGCAGAAGGGCTTCTCCTCGGCGGAGCCGGCCGAGGTGTGCGCGGCCCTGCGCAAGGGCTTCATCGCCTGCCACCGCGCCATGTGGAAAAAGCTGC CAGAGTGGCCCAAGACCATGACAGGCCTGCCCAGCACGTCGGGGACCACGGCCAGCGTGGTGATCATCCGCGGCTCCAAGATGTACGTGGCCCACGTGGGCGACTCGGGAGTGGTGCTGGGGGTCCAGGATGACCCCAAGGATGACTTTGTGAGAGCTGTGGAGGTGACGCAGGACCACAAGCCAGAACTTCccaaagaaagggagagaattGAAGGCCTTGGGGGCAG TGTGATCAATAAGTCTGGTGTGAACCGCGTGGTGTGGAAGAGGCCGCGCCTGACCCACAACGGCCCCGTGCGCCGCAGCACCGTCATCGACCAGATCCCCTTCCTGGCTGTGGCCAGGGCCCTCG GTGATCTTTGGAGCTACGACTTCTACAGTGGGGAATTTGTTGTGTCCCCTGAGCCCGACACCAGCGTGCACACCATCGACCCCCAGAAGCACAAGTACATCATCCTTGGCAGTGACGGGCTCTGGAACATGATCCCACCTCAGGATGCCATCTCCATGTGCCAGGATCATGAGGAGAAGAAGTATTTCATG ggcGAGGCGCGGCAGTCGTGTGCGCGGATGCTGGTGGGGCGGGCGCTGGGCCGCTGGAGGCAGCGGATGCTGCGGGCGGACAACACGAGCGCCATCGTCATCTGCATCGCCCCCCTGCGCGAGCGCGGCCGCTGGGACGGCGACGAGGAGCTGGTGCTCAACCTGGCCGAGGGGCCCAGCTACAGCAGCCCCGACGCCTGCAGCCTCACCCCCTCCCGCTGCTGCACGCCCCCGCTCAAG cttTTAGAAGATGACCCCTGGCCACGACTGAACGCTGCTGAGCCCATTCCTCCCCTCCTGCACAGCAACATGCTCTCAGAACAATACCTGGAGCTGCCAAACGAGATTGCCAAAAGCAATTTACCTTCCTCAGGAGGAACCCCGAAGGATTCAGGCCCCCAGGAGGAGAAGTGCAGCAAAGCCCTGGCTTTGAGGCTACAGGAATCCTACAGCAATGGTTTGTCAGTCAGCCTCTCCCCTTCCAACTCGGCCAATTCAGGCACGGACCAAAAAGGCTTCAAGGTGTCCCCTAACGGCCAAACAAAGGCGCAGGACGCGGAGCGGACGCCGCCGGCCAACTTTAAGCGGACATTGGAGGAATCCAACTCGGGCCCGGCGGTGAAGAAGCCGCGGCGGGGGCTGGGCCGGGGCCCGGGCGAGGGCGCGGCCGCCACCCCGCAGCGCAGGACGCCGTCCAAGCTGGCGATGCGGCGCAGCCTCCGCGGGCAGAAGAAGCTCGGCAGCTCCCTGTTCCACCCGCCCAGGAAAGCCGTGTGCGTCTGCTGA